CCGGATGATCGCTCCTTCTGGCACACGGAGAACGATGTGCCCAACGCGGGCTTCAACTTCGTCTCCTTCAGCAACCCGGAGGTGGACGAGCTGCTGGATAAGGCTCGCTCCGTGCCCGGTTGCTCCGTGGAGGACCGCGCGCCGATGTACAAGCGCATCCAGGAGATCATCTACGATGAGCAGCCGTACAACTTCATCCGGGTGCGCCTGAGCACGCTGGCTTACAACAACCGCATCGGCAACTTCAAGCCCGGGCCGTGGGGGTACAACTGGAACATCCACGAGTGGTACGTCAAGGAGTAATGGCCTCCTGATGCCATGTCAGGGTGGGGCCCGCTCAACCGAGCGAGCCCCACCTTTTCTACATCAACATCGCGGTTCAAAGAGGATGGAAGCTCGGCGGATACAGGCCGATCCCTATCCTGATGAGGTCATCCGATGACTCGATACATTCTTCGACGTCTGTTGCAAGCGATCCCGACCCTGTTCGGTATCAGCATCGTCTCCTTCATCATCATTCAGGCGGCGCCGGGCGATCCGGTCCTGATGATGACGTTCGATCCCCGGATCACCGAGGAGACCCGTGAGGAATTGCGCCGGCAGCTGGGGCTGGATCAACCCTTGTTGATCCAGTATCTGCGCTGGCTGGAACGCCTGGTCCTGCACGGAGATCTGGGGCGATCCTACATCACGAAGCGCCCGGTGTTGGATATGATCCTGGAGCGTGTCCCGGCGACGTTGCTGTTGACGGGGACGGCACTCTTCCTGGGGCTCGTCTTAGGAGTCCCCACCGGCGTGTATGCCGCTGTGCGGCAGCGCGGCGTCTTCGATAACCTCACCCGCTTCTTCGCCGTCATCGGCAACGCCATCCCCGCCTTCTGGCTTGGTCTCATCCTCATCCTCATCTTCGCCGTCAAGCTACGCTGGTTGCCGACGGGCGGCATGTACACGCTGACGCTGGACAATAAGTTCGACCTTCTGGATCGGATCAAACACCTTCTGCTCCCCGCCCTGGTGTTGGCCACCGGATGGGTGGCCAACTTGAGCCGTTACATGCGCACGGAGACGCTGGAGGTCATCCGCCAGGATTACATCCGCACAGCCTACGCCAAGGGCTTGCGAGCGCATACCGTCTGGTTCGTCCATGCCGCTCGCAACGCGTTGATCCCCCTGGTCACCATCCTGGGCCCCGCGTTGGGGGGGCTGTTGGCCGGGGCTGTGATCACGGAGCGGGTGTTCTCCTGGCCTGGCATGGGGCGGCTGGCGATCGATGCGGTGTTCTCCCGCGATTATCCGGTCGTGATGGGGAATCTGATCATCGCGTCGGTTCTGGTGGTGATGGGAAACCTGTTATCTGACGTCTTATATGCCGTGGTGGATCCACGGG
This sequence is a window from Chloroflexota bacterium. Protein-coding genes within it:
- a CDS encoding ABC transporter permease — translated: MTRYILRRLLQAIPTLFGISIVSFIIIQAAPGDPVLMMTFDPRITEETREELRRQLGLDQPLLIQYLRWLERLVLHGDLGRSYITKRPVLDMILERVPATLLLTGTALFLGLVLGVPTGVYAAVRQRGVFDNLTRFFAVIGNAIPAFWLGLILILIFAVKLRWLPTGGMYTLTLDNKFDLLDRIKHLLLPALVLATGWVANLSRYMRTETLEVIRQDYIRTAYAKGLRAHTVWFVHAARNALIPLVTILGPALGGLLAGAVITERVFSWPGMGRLAIDAVFSRDYPVVMGNLIIASVLVVMGNLLSDVLYAVVDPRVRLE